Proteins encoded together in one Synechococcus sp. BL107 window:
- a CDS encoding MgPME-cyclase complex family protein, which translates to MTTYHFVAASETFLTVDEPLEEVLKERRRHYAETNREIDFWLVRRPAFLQASELGELASQVPQPAAAVVSTDEKFITFLKLRLEYVAVGRFEAPSSTIPDPLSGSI; encoded by the coding sequence ATGACCACATATCACTTCGTTGCCGCCAGCGAGACGTTCCTCACCGTTGATGAACCTCTCGAGGAAGTGCTCAAGGAGCGTCGGCGCCACTACGCCGAAACCAACCGAGAGATCGACTTTTGGTTGGTGAGACGCCCTGCATTCCTTCAAGCATCAGAGCTTGGCGAGTTGGCCAGCCAAGTGCCTCAACCGGCCGCCGCGGTTGTATCCACAGATGAAAAATTCATCACATTTTTGAAATTACGGTTGGAATACGTTGCCGTGGGACGTTTCGAAGCTCCCTCCTCGACCATTCCTGACCCCTTGTCTGGCAGCATTTGA
- a CDS encoding ATP-dependent RecD-like DNA helicase, giving the protein MNNSGWPASFASGLHAALVRRIPPDRNGPQLEQLSLALIEALEQGNLTVPLSPEREQLVRQSGWLEGEGSPLVLQGQRLGWRRWMQAMDDVVEALVERAMLNDLPPADPRPVDSRSTDPGSTDLPSSLNREQRDAVLALDQASVVLISGGPGTGKTSTVVELLARVQFHHPDLRMGLAAPTGKAARRLGDAVSPRLQGLPCGTLHRWLEAGAHGFARNTERPLELDLLVIDEMSMLDLALMQALLSALPPRCRLVLVGDPAQLPPVGSGAVWHRLQQSDVRERFGMGAIHLKQTYRNRGAVAQLASALRDGGIDAFQGSLAGLDAEANVRIHRESSRRLPSLIRKHWQAHHRQLQKLAEGLLECSDAELSAQAKPLLAALEQNLVLCPRRRGPWSLEDVHRSLLGEVIAEDPRRWPSGLPVICGGNQPELGLANGDLGITVGAGDQSRLLFRVATDEGGVDVKRLHPARLRRLEPAVALTIHRAQGSEADAVYVLWPQPLDSSDGSDHDCRLLYTAITRARVSLDLMIVP; this is encoded by the coding sequence ATGAACAATTCTGGTTGGCCCGCATCCTTTGCTTCTGGCTTGCATGCTGCGCTGGTGCGGAGGATTCCACCAGATCGCAATGGTCCACAGCTCGAGCAGCTCAGCCTTGCCTTGATCGAAGCGCTGGAGCAGGGCAACCTCACGGTGCCGTTGTCTCCCGAACGCGAGCAGCTGGTGCGGCAGAGCGGTTGGCTGGAGGGAGAGGGCTCGCCGTTGGTATTGCAGGGCCAACGGCTGGGTTGGCGTCGTTGGATGCAGGCGATGGACGACGTGGTGGAAGCGCTGGTGGAACGCGCAATGCTGAACGACCTTCCACCTGCTGATCCAAGACCTGTCGATTCACGTTCTACTGATCCAGGTTCTACTGATCTTCCGTCGAGCTTGAACCGTGAGCAACGCGACGCGGTATTGGCCCTGGATCAAGCTTCAGTGGTGTTGATCAGTGGCGGACCGGGTACAGGTAAAACCAGCACCGTCGTGGAATTGTTGGCGCGGGTGCAGTTCCATCATCCCGATCTGCGTATGGGGCTGGCCGCACCCACGGGCAAGGCGGCTCGACGCTTGGGCGATGCGGTCAGCCCTCGGCTCCAGGGGTTGCCATGCGGCACATTGCACCGCTGGCTTGAGGCTGGAGCCCATGGATTTGCTCGTAACACGGAGCGACCGCTGGAGCTGGATCTCTTGGTGATCGATGAGATGTCGATGCTTGATTTGGCATTGATGCAAGCGCTGCTATCTGCACTTCCTCCGCGCTGTCGTTTGGTGCTGGTTGGTGATCCGGCTCAATTGCCACCCGTGGGGAGTGGTGCGGTATGGCATCGCTTACAGCAATCCGATGTCAGAGAGCGATTTGGAATGGGTGCCATTCACCTCAAGCAGACGTATCGCAACCGTGGAGCTGTCGCTCAACTGGCTAGTGCCTTAAGGGATGGTGGGATCGATGCGTTTCAGGGGAGTCTGGCTGGGCTGGATGCCGAGGCGAATGTTCGGATTCACCGCGAATCCTCTCGCCGGTTGCCATCTTTGATTCGCAAGCATTGGCAAGCGCATCACCGCCAACTTCAGAAGTTGGCGGAGGGCCTTCTTGAATGTTCAGACGCGGAGTTGAGCGCACAGGCGAAGCCCCTGCTGGCAGCTCTGGAGCAAAATTTGGTGCTGTGTCCCCGCCGCCGTGGGCCTTGGAGCTTGGAGGATGTGCATCGCTCGTTGTTGGGGGAGGTCATTGCAGAGGATCCCCGCCGTTGGCCCAGTGGCCTGCCGGTGATTTGTGGTGGGAACCAGCCTGAATTAGGCCTGGCCAATGGAGATCTGGGAATCACGGTTGGAGCAGGCGACCAGAGCCGTTTGTTGTTTCGGGTGGCGACGGACGAAGGAGGTGTGGACGTGAAGCGTTTACATCCGGCACGCTTGCGACGTCTGGAGCCAGCGGTGGCGCTCACCATTCATCGCGCCCAGGGAAGTGAGGCCGATGCGGTGTATGTGCTGTGGCCACAACCGCTGGATTCCTCGGATGGGTCTGACCACGATTGCCGTCTTCTCTATACGGCAATCACACGGGCCCGTGTCAGCCTGGATTTAATGATCGTGCCGTGA
- a CDS encoding exodeoxyribonuclease V subunit gamma, which yields MLTLYRSNRAEFLAQLLAQQLIDQQPGPLETLEVMVNTWPTSRWLGEQLAVANGISSLVRFPFPGSRFRELVRQVLDLPPKEADPWRANQLVWPVLEILPELLEQPAALPLKRWLDGREGGRHPQALSRDRWQLARMIADAFDDYALYRADQLAQWSASPSSAETDWQPLLWRRLADQLNRPPFGLQVRDAIDRLRRGVVSADSLPKRLRLFGISALAPVQVDLIQALSGVLDVEVYLLTPCPDLWQRCGSRRELLQEAWLEPPDGRWLEAAPRLEASFGRMGAEFQQLLEGSGDVQLGERREGDLFASPVQMAALSPGSPSLLEQLQEQLVDPDQSGGLHRIAKDQSLLFQAAPGPWREVQLVRDRILQWLAADPDLAPRDVLVMTPQVDRYAPLLNSVFNDADAIGVDLPWRLTDRTQQSSPGLSMAMLNLLELAAGRLTATGLEQWLANPALQELQGLSSEDCTLMTRVLQHTGFRWGLDATERGGDETHGLRWCLDRWLLGLVLPVRDGLAPAGAAPFQWELDPERLVRWWTLLDRMARMLEQFRRPQTCAAWVALLQSVLQELFGDGRAWSGELQTWTAALEDWRLRAVDCALELDIAVVLEVLNEALSVDSGRFGHRTGSLTISALEPMRAIPHKVIVLMGLDGAVFPRPNQRPGFHLLEQHRRLGDPRGSDQDRYVLLEALMSARRHLLISWCGRNERTGEAQPPAAPVEQWLAQLQQELSSSSTDGLVLTPAANPLARSNFQIEAPLSCDRRQLEARRWLDRSRPEPQQALAWPPAWTFPLADSRISSMPEEPLVFEELLRWMHQPQAAWLRSKGLRPGEGIDAVEDLDPLELNALERYQLLDQNLEPLLVAGTLPDWPSLLAGQGVMPAGAGAALEQQELADRWQRLRRQLDSLGPCRREGVVIEGVLRPLVFAGETQVVVQAGMLSVRGVMRGWLQHLHLCRLTPTPTAVIARSTRVIGAEIHLHWMALPADQAEEQLVTLQRLAQQGMHQCWPVPPKSGWQMVWHEQRKPGTGLDRFRTCWQEECLSPALQLCFGAELEADALLQTPGFDEACSALYQPLFQARRS from the coding sequence TTGCTGACCCTCTATCGCAGCAACCGCGCTGAATTCCTCGCTCAGTTGCTGGCTCAGCAACTGATTGACCAGCAACCGGGCCCGTTGGAGACGCTGGAGGTGATGGTGAACACCTGGCCCACCAGCCGTTGGTTGGGGGAACAACTTGCGGTGGCGAATGGAATTAGCTCCTTGGTTCGATTCCCCTTCCCAGGTAGTCGATTTCGAGAGTTGGTTCGTCAGGTTTTAGACCTCCCGCCAAAGGAAGCCGATCCTTGGCGCGCCAACCAATTGGTGTGGCCGGTGTTGGAAATCCTCCCAGAGTTGCTCGAGCAGCCAGCCGCCCTGCCGCTCAAGCGTTGGTTGGATGGTCGGGAGGGAGGTCGCCATCCCCAAGCCCTCAGCCGTGATCGCTGGCAGCTGGCCCGAATGATCGCTGATGCCTTCGACGATTACGCCCTCTATCGCGCTGATCAACTGGCTCAGTGGAGTGCCTCTCCATCATCAGCAGAGACCGATTGGCAACCACTGCTTTGGCGTCGTCTGGCGGATCAGCTGAACCGCCCACCCTTTGGCCTGCAGGTCCGTGACGCCATCGACCGATTGCGGCGCGGTGTCGTGTCCGCTGATTCTCTGCCAAAGCGACTGCGTTTGTTTGGAATCAGTGCCCTTGCCCCCGTGCAAGTGGATTTGATTCAGGCCCTCTCGGGTGTTCTTGATGTAGAGGTGTATCTCCTCACGCCTTGCCCCGATCTTTGGCAACGCTGTGGTAGCCGTCGGGAGTTGCTTCAGGAGGCTTGGTTGGAGCCCCCAGATGGGCGTTGGCTTGAGGCGGCACCGAGGTTGGAGGCCAGTTTTGGCCGCATGGGGGCTGAGTTCCAGCAATTGTTGGAGGGGTCGGGTGATGTGCAATTGGGTGAGCGGCGCGAGGGAGATCTCTTTGCGTCACCGGTGCAGATGGCTGCACTATCTCCGGGCTCTCCATCCCTCCTGGAACAGCTGCAGGAGCAGCTTGTTGATCCGGATCAGTCGGGAGGACTACACCGAATAGCCAAGGATCAATCCCTCTTATTCCAAGCAGCGCCTGGACCTTGGCGGGAGGTGCAACTGGTGCGCGATCGGATTCTCCAATGGCTTGCTGCGGATCCAGACCTCGCTCCGCGTGATGTGCTGGTGATGACGCCGCAGGTGGATCGATATGCCCCGTTGCTGAATTCAGTGTTCAACGATGCCGATGCCATCGGTGTTGATCTGCCCTGGCGTCTCACCGACCGCACTCAGCAAAGCAGCCCTGGCCTGTCAATGGCCATGCTCAATCTGCTGGAGCTGGCGGCGGGGCGTCTAACGGCAACCGGCTTAGAGCAATGGTTGGCCAACCCTGCTCTTCAAGAATTACAGGGGTTGTCGTCCGAGGACTGCACTCTGATGACGCGGGTTTTGCAGCACACCGGTTTCCGTTGGGGTCTGGATGCAACGGAACGGGGTGGAGACGAAACCCATGGGTTGCGTTGGTGTTTAGACCGCTGGCTTTTGGGCCTGGTGTTGCCTGTTCGTGATGGATTAGCCCCTGCGGGTGCGGCACCGTTCCAGTGGGAATTGGATCCGGAACGCTTAGTGCGGTGGTGGACGCTGTTGGATCGCATGGCTCGGATGCTCGAGCAGTTCAGGCGACCCCAGACTTGTGCTGCATGGGTGGCGTTGCTGCAGTCGGTACTCCAGGAGTTGTTTGGGGATGGTCGTGCTTGGAGTGGTGAATTACAAACGTGGACTGCTGCTTTAGAAGACTGGCGATTGCGGGCCGTGGATTGTGCGCTGGAGCTGGACATTGCCGTTGTCTTGGAGGTGCTCAATGAAGCCCTGTCGGTGGATAGCGGTCGCTTTGGGCATCGCACTGGCTCGCTCACCATCAGCGCCTTGGAACCGATGCGGGCGATCCCCCACAAGGTGATTGTGTTGATGGGGCTGGATGGCGCCGTGTTCCCGCGTCCCAATCAACGCCCCGGCTTCCATTTGCTCGAGCAGCACCGACGGCTTGGGGATCCCCGCGGTAGTGATCAAGACCGGTACGTCTTATTGGAGGCGTTGATGTCGGCACGACGCCACCTATTGATCAGTTGGTGTGGTCGTAATGAACGCACCGGAGAGGCCCAACCCCCTGCGGCTCCAGTGGAGCAATGGTTGGCCCAACTCCAGCAGGAGTTGTCCAGCAGCAGCACCGATGGGTTGGTGCTAACGCCAGCTGCCAACCCCCTTGCACGTAGCAACTTTCAAATCGAGGCTCCTTTGAGTTGCGATCGCCGTCAGTTGGAGGCCCGCCGCTGGTTGGATCGTTCTCGACCGGAACCGCAACAGGCCTTGGCGTGGCCGCCGGCCTGGACGTTTCCTCTCGCGGACTCAAGGATCAGTTCCATGCCAGAGGAGCCGTTGGTATTTGAAGAGCTCCTGCGCTGGATGCATCAACCCCAGGCAGCTTGGTTGCGCTCGAAGGGGCTACGACCAGGTGAGGGGATTGATGCCGTGGAGGATCTCGACCCCCTCGAGCTCAATGCCCTTGAGCGTTATCAGCTGCTGGATCAAAACCTGGAGCCGTTGCTTGTCGCCGGAACGCTGCCGGATTGGCCTTCGCTGCTGGCCGGTCAGGGGGTGATGCCGGCTGGAGCTGGTGCGGCCCTAGAGCAACAGGAGTTGGCAGATCGTTGGCAACGCCTCAGACGTCAGCTCGACAGCCTCGGCCCTTGCCGTCGTGAGGGCGTCGTGATTGAAGGTGTTCTCCGACCGCTTGTTTTTGCTGGGGAGACCCAAGTGGTTGTTCAGGCGGGAATGCTCAGTGTGAGGGGGGTGATGCGTGGATGGCTTCAACATCTCCACCTTTGCCGGTTGACGCCAACTCCCACAGCGGTGATAGCCCGCAGTACCCGTGTCATCGGTGCGGAGATTCACCTGCATTGGATGGCGTTGCCAGCGGATCAGGCGGAGGAGCAGCTGGTAACGCTGCAACGACTCGCCCAGCAGGGGATGCATCAGTGCTGGCCTGTTCCCCCTAAAAGTGGTTGGCAGATGGTTTGGCATGAGCAGCGCAAACCAGGTACGGGCTTGGATCGTTTTCGAACATGTTGGCAAGAGGAGTGCCTGTCGCCTGCGCTTCAGCTTTGTTTCGGAGCGGAGCTGGAGGCGGATGCGTTGTTGCAGACACCAGGCTTCGATGAAGCCTGTTCTGCGCTGTATCAACCCCTGTTTCAAGCGCGGCGGAGTTGA
- a CDS encoding UvrD-helicase domain-containing protein, which produces MAERFNANTYPLGPGIRLLEASAGTGKTFALAHLTLRLITEAAYPLETLLVVTYTEAAAEELRSRIGQRLQQALVGLEQLENETFPSAPDPVMAAWWEQCMASSDRRIRIRRLLVALEQLDRADIATIHGFCRRSLRRLALDNGAAIEPQLESDAAALQAEVVQHLWQQELLTLPDEQLQGLRQRGLSPQTFGAALARLDGDPHPRLAGDSALVDGLAPLRDQLPCWIESLWHAFQSHWERDHAALESGFRAAAAQWKAQGCGSTSPYSAKPRTDRCAVINQWIAMQKGVPSLAAIASVEKPLKEYFHPGSWCRMARKCGEDEPSLVVSALQTAIGALWDEPLERVWRYLLERGLQELRERRARRGAITFAGLLAAMDPGDGQVDWLAPLQERYRAVMVDEFQDTDPVQWRLLQRTFGDRINHLLLLVGDPKQAIYRFRGGDLGTYLKARQQVDRIDHLLDNFRATASLMEGLNTLMAPGMPRSHLEIPAVRAQAIDQVSLKTAALQLLELELDTPASRTALEQQLPHQLAALVLEILEGPDQPDPSDLCVLVSRHQQATDLRRALGAAGIPSRLVTQGDVLESEAALVVQRLLDALADPGDDRCLRLLVSSPLMNWSLEAMENEGALDQLAEQLRLWERALPKLGLMGCLAQLLEGQRTADLSERGRMLGDLQQVGRLVQEAMHRQGLDSATAANWLRRERLHPTTPVPEARQPHSDQADHAVAVVTVHRSKGLEYPVVICPYLWQAPRQESGPLWRETGDGRWFIAIDSHWGKGHRAAQQAADDAMAEAERLAYVAMTRARSQLMVVWVRSTGQEGAPLPCWLFGADAIDDSVDQFSDDRLDLALSERGVSLLRRVLPDPLLPSQRWRSLPSEQPLGLGETPGRIDRSWGRASYSAWISAPVDPVVHEQGRDPDPGAEECSLTGSDLWPEQGPLADFPRGAVAGDCLHRIFEQIPFHAAEADDQCPLDHSKLDGLREAVIDAELRRAGLDCNLQSMVMEGLDYVLKTPLGGPLEQLQLSQLGLKQRIHELSFDLPVGHVSTKDLVQAFRRSPNARFGGRYIDHLATLGVNSRGFLTGSIDLVFCDPHQSRWWVLDWKSNWIGERRSEGSPGRCGPRHYHQDAMQEQMIHHHYPLQAHLYLVALHRHLRWRLPDYNPVHHLGGYVYVFLRGMPGDQLVSLEDSSTVGPGRLVEPAPLERVLALDRALSEVDR; this is translated from the coding sequence ATGGCTGAACGCTTTAACGCCAACACCTATCCCCTTGGGCCTGGAATCCGTCTGTTGGAAGCCAGTGCTGGGACGGGCAAAACCTTCGCGCTTGCCCATCTCACCCTTCGCTTAATCACCGAGGCGGCTTACCCGCTGGAGACCCTGCTCGTCGTGACCTACACCGAAGCGGCCGCTGAGGAATTGCGATCTCGGATTGGTCAGCGTTTGCAGCAGGCGCTGGTTGGGTTGGAGCAACTGGAGAACGAAACGTTTCCCTCGGCTCCCGACCCGGTCATGGCCGCATGGTGGGAGCAATGCATGGCGTCTTCGGATCGACGCATCAGAATTCGACGGTTGTTGGTGGCACTCGAGCAACTCGACCGGGCTGACATCGCCACCATCCATGGCTTTTGCCGCCGCAGCCTGCGCCGATTAGCCCTCGACAACGGGGCAGCGATCGAACCCCAACTCGAGAGTGATGCGGCGGCGCTTCAGGCAGAGGTGGTGCAACACCTCTGGCAGCAGGAGCTGTTGACCCTCCCCGATGAGCAGTTACAAGGGCTACGGCAACGGGGATTGTCGCCGCAAACATTTGGTGCGGCCTTGGCGCGACTGGATGGAGATCCCCATCCCCGGTTGGCTGGCGATTCGGCACTTGTCGATGGGCTAGCGCCGCTACGTGATCAGCTTCCGTGCTGGATCGAAAGCCTTTGGCATGCGTTCCAATCCCATTGGGAGCGCGATCATGCTGCTCTGGAGTCGGGTTTTCGCGCTGCAGCTGCGCAGTGGAAAGCCCAGGGTTGTGGCTCAACATCGCCTTACAGCGCGAAGCCACGTACGGATCGCTGCGCCGTGATCAACCAATGGATCGCGATGCAAAAGGGTGTGCCGTCGCTGGCTGCGATTGCCTCCGTTGAGAAACCCTTGAAGGAGTATTTCCACCCCGGCAGTTGGTGCCGGATGGCCCGGAAGTGCGGAGAGGACGAGCCCAGTTTGGTGGTGTCGGCACTGCAAACCGCGATTGGTGCCCTTTGGGATGAGCCATTGGAACGGGTATGGCGATATCTGCTGGAGCGTGGTCTTCAGGAATTACGGGAGCGTCGTGCTCGTCGTGGGGCGATCACCTTCGCTGGGTTACTCGCGGCGATGGATCCCGGTGATGGACAGGTGGATTGGCTGGCACCGCTCCAGGAGCGCTATCGCGCGGTGATGGTGGATGAGTTCCAAGACACCGATCCGGTGCAGTGGCGTTTGTTGCAACGGACCTTTGGCGATCGCATCAACCATCTCCTTTTATTGGTTGGCGATCCAAAGCAAGCGATTTATCGCTTTCGTGGCGGCGATCTCGGGACCTACTTAAAAGCTCGTCAACAGGTTGATCGCATCGATCACTTGCTCGATAACTTCCGTGCCACCGCGTCGTTGATGGAGGGATTGAACACATTGATGGCGCCTGGCATGCCTCGCTCTCACTTGGAGATTCCTGCGGTGCGAGCTCAGGCTATTGATCAGGTGTCTCTGAAGACAGCCGCGCTTCAGCTTCTTGAGCTGGAGCTGGATACGCCTGCATCAAGGACGGCATTGGAGCAGCAGTTGCCGCATCAGCTCGCTGCGCTGGTGCTCGAGATTTTGGAGGGTCCTGATCAACCCGACCCTTCTGATCTCTGTGTGCTGGTGAGTCGTCATCAGCAGGCGACGGACCTACGCCGGGCCCTTGGTGCTGCTGGCATCCCCAGTCGGTTGGTCACCCAGGGCGATGTGTTGGAAAGCGAAGCTGCTCTGGTGGTGCAGCGCTTGTTAGATGCCCTGGCAGACCCCGGTGACGATCGTTGTTTGCGGCTGCTGGTGAGCTCCCCGCTCATGAATTGGTCCTTAGAGGCGATGGAGAATGAAGGGGCCCTTGATCAGCTTGCTGAGCAGCTGCGACTTTGGGAACGCGCCTTGCCCAAGCTCGGTCTGATGGGATGTTTGGCCCAACTCCTGGAGGGTCAGCGCACTGCGGATTTGTCCGAACGGGGCCGGATGTTGGGGGACCTGCAGCAGGTGGGTCGATTGGTGCAAGAGGCAATGCACCGGCAGGGATTGGACAGTGCAACTGCAGCGAATTGGCTGCGTCGCGAGCGCTTGCATCCCACAACTCCGGTGCCAGAAGCCCGTCAGCCCCACAGCGACCAAGCCGATCACGCCGTGGCTGTGGTGACTGTCCATCGCAGCAAAGGGCTGGAGTATCCCGTGGTGATCTGTCCCTATCTCTGGCAAGCCCCGCGCCAAGAAAGTGGACCGCTCTGGCGGGAAACGGGCGATGGTCGCTGGTTCATTGCGATCGATTCCCATTGGGGTAAGGGACACCGTGCTGCGCAACAAGCGGCTGACGACGCCATGGCGGAAGCGGAACGGTTGGCCTACGTCGCGATGACCCGTGCCCGCTCCCAGTTGATGGTGGTTTGGGTGCGCTCGACGGGGCAAGAGGGCGCTCCGCTGCCGTGTTGGCTGTTTGGTGCGGACGCCATCGATGACTCGGTGGATCAGTTCAGCGACGACCGCCTCGACTTGGCCCTGAGCGAGCGCGGTGTGTCGCTGTTGCGCCGTGTTTTGCCCGATCCCCTACTGCCATCTCAGCGTTGGCGATCACTGCCGAGCGAGCAGCCGCTCGGCCTTGGAGAAACGCCTGGGCGAATCGATCGCAGCTGGGGACGGGCGAGTTATTCCGCTTGGATCTCAGCGCCTGTGGATCCTGTCGTGCATGAACAAGGTCGAGACCCTGACCCCGGAGCTGAGGAGTGCAGCCTCACCGGATCGGATCTTTGGCCAGAGCAAGGGCCCCTTGCCGATTTCCCTCGGGGGGCGGTGGCTGGAGATTGCTTGCATCGGATTTTTGAGCAGATCCCGTTTCATGCCGCGGAAGCCGACGACCAATGCCCCTTGGATCATTCCAAGTTGGATGGTCTTCGGGAAGCTGTGATCGACGCGGAACTCAGGCGGGCTGGGTTGGATTGCAACCTGCAATCGATGGTGATGGAGGGTCTGGATTATGTACTCAAAACCCCTCTCGGTGGCCCTTTAGAGCAGTTGCAACTCAGCCAATTGGGGCTGAAGCAACGCATCCATGAGTTGAGCTTTGACCTGCCGGTGGGCCATGTGAGCACCAAGGATCTCGTTCAGGCCTTTCGTCGTTCCCCAAACGCACGTTTTGGAGGGCGATACATCGATCACCTCGCCACGTTGGGTGTGAATAGCCGTGGCTTCCTCACCGGCTCGATCGACCTGGTGTTTTGCGACCCCCATCAGTCGCGCTGGTGGGTTTTGGATTGGAAGAGCAATTGGATTGGGGAACGTCGATCGGAGGGCAGTCCGGGCCGATGTGGACCTCGTCACTATCACCAGGATGCGATGCAAGAGCAGATGATTCACCATCACTACCCCTTGCAAGCCCATCTCTACTTAGTTGCCTTACACCGACACTTGCGTTGGCGTCTGCCGGACTACAACCCCGTACATCACCTGGGTGGGTACGTCTATGTCTTTTTGAGGGGGATGCCTGGAGATCAGCTCGTGTCTCTTGAGGACAGCTCAACTGTGGGACCGGGACGTCTTGTGGAACCTGCACCGTTGGAGCGGGTTTTGGCCCTGGATCGTGCCCTGTCTGAGGTTGATCGATGA
- a CDS encoding phosphomannose isomerase type II C-terminal cupin domain gives MRVDRPWGWYEHLLSGDGYKVKRLLVFKGQQLSLQRHQYRSESWTVASGDGLLLCNNEWVEAHPGVMLTIPVGAVHRARGGQCDLVIIEVQHGDDLREEDIERLQDDYGRVIA, from the coding sequence ATGCGCGTTGATCGACCCTGGGGTTGGTACGAACACTTGCTGTCGGGTGACGGTTACAAGGTGAAGCGGCTTTTGGTGTTCAAAGGCCAGCAATTGTCGTTGCAGCGGCATCAGTATCGCAGTGAAAGTTGGACTGTCGCTTCAGGCGATGGGTTGCTCTTGTGCAATAACGAATGGGTTGAAGCACATCCCGGAGTCATGCTGACGATCCCAGTTGGCGCAGTGCATCGAGCGAGAGGAGGGCAATGTGATTTGGTGATTATTGAGGTTCAACATGGTGATGATCTTCGGGAGGAGGACATCGAACGATTGCAGGATGATTACGGCAGGGTGATAGCTTGA
- a CDS encoding DEAD/DEAH box helicase — translation MTEQQQQHEDPSCAVDLSVSALPEDKKEDDQEEVLTTTIEASTTEVMPDVVKAEPQSGFDGFGFSEALLKTLAEKGYSDPSPIQKAAFPELMLGRDLVGQAQTGTGKTAAFALPLLERLESGRKTPQVLVLAPTRELAMQVADSFKAYAAGHPHLKVLAVYGGTDFRSQISTLRRGVDVVVGTPGRVMDHMRQGTLDTSGLTSLVLDEADEMLRMGFIDDVEWILEQLPKERQVVLFSATMPPEIRRLSKRYLNDPAEVTIKTKDQDGKLIRQRAITVPMSHKLEALQRVLDACGGEGVIIFARTKVITLTVAETLEAAGHQVAVLNGDVPQNQRERTVERLRSGSVDILVATDVAARGLDVERIGLVINYDMPFDSEAYVHRIGRTGRAGRTGEAVLFMTPRERRFIRNLERATGQPIELMEVPGNTAINQGRLDRLRKRLSEAANGVAANSDESALIQELMQRVATELELTPEQIALAALNLAIGPNGLLRKGDDDWIQNTQRLDRDRGDRGERRERRTDRPARAPEEDMQRYRVAVGHRDRVKPGNLVGAIAGETGLQGRSIGRIQIFDNHSLVDLPKGMPEDIFNSLRTLRVMNRELQITQDS, via the coding sequence ATGACTGAACAGCAGCAGCAGCACGAGGATCCCTCGTGCGCAGTTGATCTTTCCGTATCTGCATTGCCAGAAGACAAAAAAGAAGACGATCAAGAAGAAGTTCTCACCACCACCATCGAGGCATCCACAACCGAGGTCATGCCCGATGTGGTCAAAGCAGAGCCTCAATCCGGATTTGATGGTTTTGGCTTCAGCGAAGCTCTCCTTAAAACTCTTGCAGAGAAGGGCTATAGCGATCCTTCACCGATTCAAAAGGCAGCCTTTCCTGAACTGATGTTGGGCCGCGACCTTGTGGGTCAGGCTCAAACCGGTACCGGTAAGACAGCGGCCTTTGCACTGCCTTTGCTGGAGCGTCTCGAGAGTGGTCGGAAGACGCCCCAGGTGCTGGTGCTGGCTCCCACAAGGGAGTTGGCAATGCAGGTGGCTGATTCCTTCAAGGCCTATGCCGCGGGTCATCCCCACCTCAAAGTTTTGGCTGTTTACGGCGGCACGGATTTCCGCTCCCAAATCAGCACGTTGCGTCGGGGCGTTGATGTGGTGGTGGGAACGCCGGGCCGCGTGATGGATCACATGCGCCAGGGCACCCTCGATACCTCCGGGCTCACCAGTTTGGTGCTCGATGAAGCGGATGAGATGTTGCGTATGGGCTTCATCGACGATGTCGAGTGGATTCTTGAGCAGCTGCCCAAGGAACGGCAGGTGGTTTTGTTCTCAGCAACGATGCCTCCCGAGATCCGTCGCTTGTCGAAGCGCTATCTCAACGATCCAGCTGAAGTCACGATCAAAACCAAAGATCAAGACGGAAAGCTGATCCGCCAGCGGGCGATCACCGTGCCGATGAGCCACAAGCTTGAGGCCTTGCAACGGGTTTTGGATGCTTGCGGGGGGGAGGGTGTGATCATTTTTGCTCGCACCAAAGTGATCACATTGACGGTTGCTGAAACCCTCGAGGCTGCAGGGCATCAGGTGGCAGTTTTAAACGGCGATGTTCCCCAAAACCAACGGGAACGCACTGTTGAACGCTTGCGCAGCGGTTCTGTTGACATTTTGGTGGCCACGGACGTGGCGGCTCGCGGATTGGATGTGGAGCGGATTGGTCTTGTGATCAATTACGACATGCCTTTCGATAGCGAGGCCTATGTGCACCGCATCGGTCGGACAGGTCGGGCAGGCCGCACCGGTGAAGCCGTGTTGTTCATGACCCCGCGGGAACGTCGGTTCATTCGCAATCTCGAGCGAGCAACTGGTCAACCGATCGAACTGATGGAAGTGCCCGGTAATACGGCGATCAACCAGGGTCGCTTGGATCGATTGCGGAAGCGACTCAGTGAAGCGGCCAACGGTGTGGCTGCCAATTCGGATGAAAGCGCACTCATCCAAGAATTGATGCAGCGCGTGGCGACGGAGCTGGAACTCACGCCAGAACAGATTGCCTTGGCAGCTCTCAACCTGGCCATTGGTCCCAATGGCCTGTTGCGTAAAGGAGATGACGACTGGATTCAGAACACCCAGAGGCTGGACCGTGATCGGGGAGATCGTGGAGAACGCCGTGAGCGTCGGACCGACCGACCGGCACGGGCTCCTGAGGAAGATATGCAGCGCTATCGCGTTGCTGTTGGTCACCGTGATCGGGTTAAACCCGGCAATCTTGTCGGTGCAATTGCCGGTGAAACCGGTTTACAAGGTCGCTCGATTGGTCGGATTCAAATCTTTGACAACCACAGCCTTGTGGATCTCCCTAAGGGCATGCCTGAAGACATCTTCAATAGTTTGCGCACCCTTCGTGTGATGAATCGTGAGTTGCAAATCACCCAAGATTCCTGA